A window of Synchiropus splendidus isolate RoL2022-P1 chromosome 9, RoL_Sspl_1.0, whole genome shotgun sequence contains these coding sequences:
- the abcg8 gene encoding ATP-binding cassette sub-family G member 8 isoform X1, whose protein sequence is MMEEANMTDMNNMDQHPNSELFSTEEDSSLYFTYSGGCNELEVNNLQYEVDTAAQIPWYERLSEFKLPWEMKGDKQMAINKLSLRVHSGQMLAIIGSSGCGKTSLLDIITCRNEGGRMKSGEILINGKPNTPQLVTKSIAHVRQDDRLLPHLTVRETLSFVAKLRLPTHYSQAQRDQRVDDVIAELRLRQCAQTRVGNDYVRGVSGGERRRVSIAVQLLWNPGILILDEPTSGLDSFTAHNLVITLSRLARGNRLVLLSVHQPRSDIFQLFDLVVLMSSGSAVYCGAARDMVPYFTSLGYPCPRYCNPSDFYVDLISVDRRSPEQEAECLERARVLAEQFREKVRDTDDHMWKPSAGNVLTSADSSAQTNAPENVVTISREKDKLPGKLHQFTILIRRHMYNDYRDLVTILVHGLEALLMSLLVGCLYYGAGDAVLSIQDTVALLYMIGALTPFAVVLDVIAKCHTERAMLYHELEDGMYSVTSYFFAKILGELPEHCVFTLVYALPIYWLAGLNEAPDRFLLNFLLVWLMVYCSRAMALFVAAALPTLQTSAFMGNSLFTVFYLTGGFVISLENMWLVASWLSYASFMRWGFEGMLQVQFRGNMYDIPIGNLTIQIDGIHVVEAMKLNQHPLYSCYLVLLAVCLGFMGLYFLCLKFIKQKSSQDW, encoded by the exons ATGATGGAGGAAGCAAACATGACAGACATGAACAACATGGATCAG CATCCAAACAGCGAGCTGTTCTCCACGGAGGAAGACAGCAGTCTCTACTTCACTTACAGCGGTGGGTGCAACGAGCTGGAGGTCAATAACCTGCAGTATGAG GTGGACACGGCGGCTCAGATCCCCTGGTACGAGAGGCTGTCAGAGTTCAAGCTGCCGTGGGAGATGAAAGGGGACAAACAGATGGCCATAAATAAGCTGAGCCTCAGAGTCCACAGTGGTCAGATGCTGGCTATCATCGGCAGCTCAG GCTGTGGTAAAACCTCTCTGCTGGACATCATCACATGTCGGAACGAAGGTGGAAGGATGAAGTCGGGGGAGATTCTCATCAATGGGAAGCCCAACACGCCACAGCTGGTGACCAAGAGCATCGCTCACGTTCGCCAAGATGACCGGCTGCTCCCACACCTCACCGTCCGCGAGACACTCTCTTTTGTGGCCAAGCTGCGGCTCCCGACCCACTACTCTCAGGCTCAAAGGGACCAGAGG GTGGATGATGTCATAGCTGAGCTACGGCTGCGACAGTGCGCCCAGACCCGGGTGGGAAACGACTACGTGAGGGGCGTgtctggaggagagaggaggcgaGTCAGCATCGCAGTCCAGTTGCTTTGGAACCCTG GGATCTTGATCCTGGACGAGCCCACTTCCGGGCTCGACAGCTTCACCGCACATAATCTGGTGATCACTTTGTCCCGCTTGGCCCGAGGGAACCGGCTGGTCCTGCTCTCGGTCCACCAACCCCGATCGGACATCTTCCAGCTCTTCGACCTGGTGGTGCTGATGTCATCCGGTTCTGCCGTGTACTGCGGGGCGGCGCGGGACATGGTGCCGTACTTCACCAGCCTGGGCTACCCCTGCCCCCGCTACTGCAACCCTTCGGACTTCTACG TCGATCTGATCAGTGTGGACCGACGCTCTCCGGAGCAGGAGGCCGAGTGTCTGGAGCGGGCCAGAGTCCTCGCCGAGCAGTTCAGAGAGAAAGTCCGCGACACTGACGATCACATGTGGAAACCATCGGCAGGCAATGTGCTGACGTCAGCTGACAG ctctgcaCAAACCAACGCGCCGGAGAACGTCGTAACGATTTCGAGGGAGAAAGACAAACTGCCGGGGAAGCTGCATCAGTTCACCATTCTCAtcag GCGTCACATGTACAACGACTACAGAGATCTGGTGACCATCCTGGTCCACGGCTTGGAGGCTCTGCTCATGTCCCTGCTGGTCGGGTGCCTGTACTACGGAGCTGGGGACGCTGTGCTGTCCATCCAGGACACGGTGGCTCTGCTGTACATGATCGGAGCGCTGACACCATTCGCTGTGGTGCTGGACGTCATAGCCAAGT GTCACACCGAGAGGGCGATGCTGTACCACGAGCTGGAGGACGGCATGTACTCGGTCACCTCCTACTTCTTCGCCAAG ATCCTGGGGGAGCTACCTGAACACTGCGTCTTCACGCTGGTCTACGCTCTCCCCATCTACTGGCTGGCCGGCCTGAACGAGGCGCCGGATCGATTCCTGCTCAACTTCCTGCTGGTGTGGCTGATGGTCTACTGCAGCCGGGCCATGGCTCTGTTCGTGGCGGCCGCGCTGCCCACCCTGCAGACCTCCGCCTTCATGGGCAACTCGCTGTTCACCGTCTTCTACCTGACCGGAGGCTTTGTCATCAGCCTGGAGAACATGTGGCTCG TGGCCTCCTGGCTCTCCTACGCCTCCTTCATGCGCTGGGGTTTCGAGGGCATGCTGCAGGTCCAGTTCAGAGGAAACATGTACGACATCCCCATCGGGAACCTCACCATCCAGATCGACGGCATCCAC GTGGTGGAGGCCATGAAGCTAAACCAGCACCCGCTCTACTCCTGCTACCTGGTGCTGCTGGCTGTGTGCCTGGGCTTCATGGGACTCTACTTCCTCTGTCTGAAGTTCATCAAGCAGAAGTCCAGTCAGGACTGGTGA
- the abcg8 gene encoding ATP-binding cassette sub-family G member 8 isoform X2, producing the protein MKSGEILINGKPNTPQLVTKSIAHVRQDDRLLPHLTVRETLSFVAKLRLPTHYSQAQRDQRVDDVIAELRLRQCAQTRVGNDYVRGVSGGERRRVSIAVQLLWNPGILILDEPTSGLDSFTAHNLVITLSRLARGNRLVLLSVHQPRSDIFQLFDLVVLMSSGSAVYCGAARDMVPYFTSLGYPCPRYCNPSDFYVDLISVDRRSPEQEAECLERARVLAEQFREKVRDTDDHMWKPSAGNVLTSADSSAQTNAPENVVTISREKDKLPGKLHQFTILIRRHMYNDYRDLVTILVHGLEALLMSLLVGCLYYGAGDAVLSIQDTVALLYMIGALTPFAVVLDVIAKCHTERAMLYHELEDGMYSVTSYFFAKILGELPEHCVFTLVYALPIYWLAGLNEAPDRFLLNFLLVWLMVYCSRAMALFVAAALPTLQTSAFMGNSLFTVFYLTGGFVISLENMWLVASWLSYASFMRWGFEGMLQVQFRGNMYDIPIGNLTIQIDGIHVVEAMKLNQHPLYSCYLVLLAVCLGFMGLYFLCLKFIKQKSSQDW; encoded by the exons ATGAAGTCGGGGGAGATTCTCATCAATGGGAAGCCCAACACGCCACAGCTGGTGACCAAGAGCATCGCTCACGTTCGCCAAGATGACCGGCTGCTCCCACACCTCACCGTCCGCGAGACACTCTCTTTTGTGGCCAAGCTGCGGCTCCCGACCCACTACTCTCAGGCTCAAAGGGACCAGAGG GTGGATGATGTCATAGCTGAGCTACGGCTGCGACAGTGCGCCCAGACCCGGGTGGGAAACGACTACGTGAGGGGCGTgtctggaggagagaggaggcgaGTCAGCATCGCAGTCCAGTTGCTTTGGAACCCTG GGATCTTGATCCTGGACGAGCCCACTTCCGGGCTCGACAGCTTCACCGCACATAATCTGGTGATCACTTTGTCCCGCTTGGCCCGAGGGAACCGGCTGGTCCTGCTCTCGGTCCACCAACCCCGATCGGACATCTTCCAGCTCTTCGACCTGGTGGTGCTGATGTCATCCGGTTCTGCCGTGTACTGCGGGGCGGCGCGGGACATGGTGCCGTACTTCACCAGCCTGGGCTACCCCTGCCCCCGCTACTGCAACCCTTCGGACTTCTACG TCGATCTGATCAGTGTGGACCGACGCTCTCCGGAGCAGGAGGCCGAGTGTCTGGAGCGGGCCAGAGTCCTCGCCGAGCAGTTCAGAGAGAAAGTCCGCGACACTGACGATCACATGTGGAAACCATCGGCAGGCAATGTGCTGACGTCAGCTGACAG ctctgcaCAAACCAACGCGCCGGAGAACGTCGTAACGATTTCGAGGGAGAAAGACAAACTGCCGGGGAAGCTGCATCAGTTCACCATTCTCAtcag GCGTCACATGTACAACGACTACAGAGATCTGGTGACCATCCTGGTCCACGGCTTGGAGGCTCTGCTCATGTCCCTGCTGGTCGGGTGCCTGTACTACGGAGCTGGGGACGCTGTGCTGTCCATCCAGGACACGGTGGCTCTGCTGTACATGATCGGAGCGCTGACACCATTCGCTGTGGTGCTGGACGTCATAGCCAAGT GTCACACCGAGAGGGCGATGCTGTACCACGAGCTGGAGGACGGCATGTACTCGGTCACCTCCTACTTCTTCGCCAAG ATCCTGGGGGAGCTACCTGAACACTGCGTCTTCACGCTGGTCTACGCTCTCCCCATCTACTGGCTGGCCGGCCTGAACGAGGCGCCGGATCGATTCCTGCTCAACTTCCTGCTGGTGTGGCTGATGGTCTACTGCAGCCGGGCCATGGCTCTGTTCGTGGCGGCCGCGCTGCCCACCCTGCAGACCTCCGCCTTCATGGGCAACTCGCTGTTCACCGTCTTCTACCTGACCGGAGGCTTTGTCATCAGCCTGGAGAACATGTGGCTCG TGGCCTCCTGGCTCTCCTACGCCTCCTTCATGCGCTGGGGTTTCGAGGGCATGCTGCAGGTCCAGTTCAGAGGAAACATGTACGACATCCCCATCGGGAACCTCACCATCCAGATCGACGGCATCCAC GTGGTGGAGGCCATGAAGCTAAACCAGCACCCGCTCTACTCCTGCTACCTGGTGCTGCTGGCTGTGTGCCTGGGCTTCATGGGACTCTACTTCCTCTGTCTGAAGTTCATCAAGCAGAAGTCCAGTCAGGACTGGTGA